A region of the Mytilus edulis chromosome 11, xbMytEdul2.2, whole genome shotgun sequence genome:
TTCGATCATCTAGTTGTggaatttttgccagatattcgGAATTCGAAATGCAAATGTATAAACATTGATAAGCAAGAACCTCTCCCTAGCCGTTCACCAAACAGAtacattcggcaatcctcggtagaatccgctactctcgtACGGAATCGGTCGAGTTGAGAAGAAACCAAAAAGATATTCATGGTCAAATCACAATGGGGGAATGCTATTAAGGTTTCAAACAAAAATTCATTTTTGAACGCAAGACGTTGTTTTGGAAGGACCGTCAACGGGGTGGATTctgatttttctaaaattattctGACCGCTTATGTGATGACAAATCATATTCGGAATTTAGATTTTACCCATACTCTATAgggtataaaaaaacaagaacaaataaCTGTTACATTCCccttcctttttttaatttaaataccttaaacttattttcgtgggtactttatttcgcgtttagcccTTTCTAGTTCACTTCGCAGGGATTCAATTTCTCGATTATCTGATTAACTTGATgtagttaaatactttaaaatccATATTCATATATGATCTATTTAGGTTCGCATTATTATTCTACTCGCAAAAGTCGCAAAATAAATCGCTAGCTAGTATTAGTTGGTTAAAAGTAGTTGCTccctttgtaattgtttgttacaGTAATACTTACATATAAATGGCAACAATAACAAGACCAACAACGACGAAAATCTTCCTCCCAAGTTGTCGCCAAGACATCCGCCAATCCAACTGTCTAGTTTAACCTCTCCCCACCCCTTTTGAAGTAAAATAGTTGCTCTCTTTGTAATTATTTGTACAGTATTACTTACATATGAATGGCAACAATAACAAGCCCAACAACGATGACAATCCAGCTCCCAAGCCGGCGCCAAGACCTCCGCCGCCGCCATTTCCGACTCCAACACCATTATCTATTATTCCATTGTCTTGGACACGTAATACTTCACTGTCATCCGTATCAAAATCCGTTTCAGCTGGAAAAAATCTGCCAAATTGTTGTCCTATTCCCGGTGGTTGTAGAAATCCCGGTGGAAATCCTGTTCCCGGTCCCGGTGGAAATCCTGTTCCCGGTCCTGGTGGAAATCCTGTTCCCAGTCCTGGTGGAAATTCTGTTCCCAGTCCTGGTGGAAATCCTATTCCCGGTCCTGGTGGAAATCCTGTTCCCAGTCCTGGTGGAAATCCTATTCCCGGTCCTGGTGGAAATCCTATTCCCGGTCCTGGTGGGGGAAATGTTAGACAGCTAACATGCGTAAATCCAATGAAAGTCTTGATGACAAGAATGGTCAGTTTGAAATACGCCATCTATTTATAACAATAACTACTTTTTATAAATGTTACGCTACCGCAATAATAAAAAGTAAGCGGAtatgaatactaaaaaaaatgtattcaataatgTACTTAATaggtaaatctaaaaaaaaaatatcaacaatttgaaattgttttttttaagtcagAAGACCTTCAGTTGAGAAACAGAATAAGCCAAAAATTATTCTATAAATTGGTCAAGAGACTCCGTTTTGAGATATTTACTAATACAAAATGTAGTGAAAAAATCCAACTAggacttttacttttttttgtaacaaactcatcatagataccaggataaaattttatatttacaccagacgcgcgtttcgtctacaaaagactcatcagtgacgctctaatccaaAAGAAGtaaataggccaaataaagtaagaagttgcaAAGCATTGATTACGTAAATTTCTAAACATTTTGCCAAAATACAACTGAGGTAATATATTCTTGAGGAAGGAAAGTCTTAGtattaatttaataatacatttttttttttgtaaacagtttatttataaatatgacaatattcATATTAGTTATTGaagtttttctttgaaaacgggTGATAGTGGGCAATATTCTATACCTTGTATCAtagaacaaaaaacaaagaaaacaatatCTGACCAAAAATTGttgatgtaacacgtcttctgattggttggCAGTGCTGTCTATCAGGTCATAGAATTAATTTTGTCATGTTACCGTGACGTCATTAACATTGTTCCGTGATTTTCTCCGattttaaatggaatttagaattgaattaaaaggaataactgtaatattttttctgtataggaagaaataacataaaaaaaatgtggtgaaCACTGAATAACAATAACCTACTACtccttaaggaggtagacctaggttaagggagataactctgaaaatcatcagtacgtttgtgtcagccattttcataaatatgttctaagcttcttggatatataaattatttccaatctgtttcaggtaaatgcttaaaattcattgacgaaacttgacttttacaaacgcataactgatttaaagagttatctccctgaaccaaggtctacccccttaaataaCCCTCACTTATGTATATCCTTAAATTGTGTGTATCTTGTCTCAGTATTTAATACCTTTGCTTTTAAACACGTTTTTTagaaatgaaagaatttgttCTTAGTTTCAATTACAAGTAAGATCGTCTAAATTTACAATTGTAAACCGTAAACCatcttattttcgcggatactttagtTCGCGTTTTACTCTTTTTAGTCCACTTTGCGGCTATTTCTTTTCGCGATTTTCTTATATACTTGATGTTATTTAATAAGAAAAGATCAAAGTCTTCTTAATTCGTGaagatttatattcgcgttatttttctactctcgcaggtcgcgaaaataaatcgctcgcgaaaataaatgaataagttggtttacagtattgcAGAATAATATTTCCTTACCTTTGTTGTCGTCTGTTTTTCCGTCTATAAACATATCCGTTCCCGATCCTTATATATACtagctgattattttttttattattattctttaggatacttaatacataatttattttaatgttctgTTATATCCTTAAGGCCGTAGTTTCAACTAcattcaagttacctatgatTCCACCATGTTGGCTTTAGTACAGATAGCAACGAAACATTTACACCTTATTCACCGTTTCAGAATCGAATGCATCCTGTGTAATATATTCAAAAGTGTATaccaaaacgtcctgattggttaaaaatgtcataaacaatggaaattaaatCAATGACATaacgttatttttattttgggtacgaacaatgaaattacccatgatgctttagattctgaaatggtAAATTGACATGTCTATGGTACATAACTTATCAACCACTAGTGCCACCATCATTTGGAACACCATAATGTtttcctatttgctgctgacacagTATGCTTACGTTTTttagtatatttgttttttttgggggggaagcCACTTACTGATGGTTTGTTATGGCTATCTATGTTTGACTGGTTTTTTGTTTGTATCAACCACATGTGcataataatataatttttctatatatattttaagaacatacaaattttcttttttatgtttcttagttttttatctcattgtttgtgtTGTATCGTTAAATTGATGATACTGTTATATGTATGCccataataggaaatgaaatgttctcctatttatcttttatatgaatattaataatgtggtcatttttataaattttatgtttacataactttttatcgaaaaactaaggattgtcttatcccaggcatagattaccttagccgtatttcgcataactttttggaattttggatcctcattgctcttcaactttgtacttgtttggctttatgaatattttgatatgagcgtcactgatgactcttatgtaaacgaaacgcacgtctgacgtactaaattataatcctgttaacTATATGCTATGATGAAGAAGAACATTCTTGAAATATCCTACTAGATGAtagcatcgttgtaaatatgacggACTTTGAtaagactgtcgtacaagtgagaggtgtaGCGCTACAAAAATCAgattcaatcaaccattttctacatttgaaaatgaccgtatcaagtcagaaatatgacagttgttgtccattcgtttgttggtttttgtcatttgattttgccatgtgataagggactttccgattgaattttcctcggagcttagtatttttgtgatttttttttatactcttGTTTACATAGTTTCAAAACACTTTCCAATGTAAGTACCACATATTATAATGGAAATTTATTGAAATGGAAAGCATATTTTAGATAGAAAATGTGAGGCACATatcatggctaaaatagaaaaagaccCAAAGATATACATCAGTTTACACACCACCGatattagaaaactaaagactgagcaacatgaatccCACCAAAATTGGAAATCATTAAATGTTTTCCGGAAAGGCAATCAAATCCTGATAAAAAAATGATACAATAAGTTGGAAGAGCATAAGTCATGTTAGTTAAGTAACAAAACAtgctaaaatatataaaagagctTCTTTttgtgatatttgattttttttttaaataagaaggGAAAGATATGACTCCAACGTTTACCTTTTATTTGCATTGTTATCATTCGAGACTCAAATTGAAAGAAACAAATCTAGAATGTGTATACATTTAATAAAATGGTCCGTTATATTCTGTTGATTTCTCCTATGAACAGAAAAATGAGTGAGTGATAAGATCTGTGATTTCTCACAAATGAACAAACACGCATGCGTAGACTTAGTTTTAATAAAGCCATCAAACATGTGCAGGTGTTATGCTGTGCATGAATGGAGAAACGTTAATCTGTAATTTATCAAGCACTATGTGTATCAGTAATCTGTAAATAACGACCTtgatgttgttgttgtttgtcaGATATATATATCCACTAGCTTAATGTCTGGTGAGGGGCGCAAAGTGGGGTATCTGCACGAAAGAACGTGAAATTAAATTGCCTTTttacgatgaacgaacaattaaaaatgtcttgcacgttgatctttttaccaaaTTCACAAAGCACGGTGAATAacaaacctttttcacggctgcacgtaaaataaaaatggcaaaacatgttgcacgaaaataacccgtTACCACCCTCTCTGGTATATTACATAAATGACACACATTTTAAGAACCCACAGCTACAAGTAACAGTAAAGATTTTCAGACACTTTTTTACTGGAAGTTGTCGTGATGGTTTGTCAGACTTGTCTCTCAGCGTTTTGTCTGATGTAATTCTAAAATGACACATATTCTTAGCAATCgacaatcctcggtagaatccgctactctccgaATTGGCCGTGTTGAGACGAATGATATTCTTAGCTGAACATTAAGGTAGAGGTATAAACAAGTACGTTTTCAGACAATCTTCCTACTTTATTAATATGCAGATTACAAACCGAAGGTTGTCGTCGTGGTATTGAATGGTGTATTTCTTATATAACATGTCGTATTATGTACCTCATGTATCTTTTTCTACTGtgaattcatatattttcatagatatcaattttcgtggtttgaggaaaacttgcatattcgtggatatttaatttcgtggttggCATACATTCcttaagaaaatttgaaattcgttgaatatttaaattcgtggtttcgATGTActaacgaaatccacgaaaactggtatccaacgaatattaatgaattcaAAGTATATGAAataagtaaacaatattttaactttttttcaaattgcaagtGTTGAACCATTGGACCGGTCAATAGTTTggtttaaacaaatttatttatagtatttgggaaacaagtttttgcaacttatattaatctctttccactttgcaggtgcgagtgctgccttgtagcggcattagcctgcccTTTTTTAAATCTATAAGTGTGTCTTTTACGTGAAAGAGATACGCCTTTCCCTTAACACGGGTCAGACATATATCGGCCCCTTCCAACGAACTATCGTCGTTTCCTCACGACCATACTTGTAAATGGTGTCAAAGGAGAGTCGGAACGGGAATAGAACAAGGAACCTTTGTATTAGTAGtctgatgcactaaccactaaACCACGGCTCTCTCTCTAAATAGTTTCCAACTATTGAACCTCGATGAAACTATTTGAACGCAAACGTCATTATCTTTCGCGGAATTTCAAATGCAGCTACGGGATTGGAGAATTTTGAAAACACCGCGGTGGTAATTACGACGTCACGTTTTACCTATATATCTAAGGTTGACGTCAGTGCAGGATGTAGCCTTagctttttaaaataattaagatGTAAACTTTAAATAATATGGCTTGGTTTCTGCTTGTTATAATACGATAGTTTATTTATCATCGCCAGTTTATTATCTGTTGTGTTTttcgatataataaaacactAACTGACTTGATATtcgtggaatagtaagtttattgtcccaTCGAATACAAGAATTGCGCTCGGCTAAGTCTTAGGGTAATAGTTGCACCCcagggacaataaacttactatcaCACGTATACCCAGTCAATAAGAATACGCTATTCAAATCATATTACTACTTTCACTTAAAAGATTGTTTTAAGAATTTTGATGCCATTTTGATAATAATGTATTAACAACACTACTCTTTTTGGGTATGTCCTTTTGATTTTTGTAAATCACTTTAagaatttgaattttatatgaTATGgtaattatcatgtttatatatcttGGCCAACTTTATCTTGTAGATAgaaatagggagatgtggtgtgagtgccaatgaaacatctctccatccaaataaaaattttaaaaagtaaaccattataggtcaatgtacggccttcaacacggagcattgactcacaccgaacaacaagctataaagggccccaaaattactagtgtaataccattcaaacgggaaaaaccaacggtttaattagatttgtatttaattatatataattaactaTTTATAGTTGTATACAACTATTCTTATAACTGTGCATATTAGAAATCGTTTTAACAAATTAGATACAGATAGAAGGATacgatttttttccatttgactTTGTAATGCATAATAATTCTGGAATTATCAAAGGTATATACGATGCGTACAAGTAATTTATACTTCTACAATATTCTTGAAGTTTCACTTTTACTGTTTTCTAGGAGATATTTTATGTACATAGTTCTAAAAGTTCTGGAACATCAAGAGAAGCTTGGACTCGTAAAGGATATTGTACCAAgctaatatttgaaataaatatttaattacgtaaaaaaaacgttctatgacaatttTATCATGACAATATACAGACTGCGATATGAGAGATACATTTAATGTACTAACCAACAAAAGGAACGATACATggcaatgtattttccaaatcTAATGAAATGGAATGCACTGTACCCAGGTAAATATTTGCCCCATTTTTCAGAGAGAGTGATTTTCTTATCAAAACCTATAATTTAAGTCAAAAACGCAATataatttttctttgaaattaatgttatttcaaaaatcatATTATTTACCAATAAATTCAAAAATCATATGTTTTACCAAAACATTCCAAAATCTTTATCAGCACCTAAAATTTCAAACTTAAACAAGATCTGCTTAAAATTTGGAATTACTTTGTGGCTATTTGAATACTTAATTCTCATCTTCGATATAAAAGTGCCgactttgtttacattttccGCAAACAATTTGACCCCTGTGGTATATAACTCTCAAATTTTGTCAGATTCTTTTAAACATACAGTATGTATTTGCTTTGTAAAGGAATGTTGATCATTGACAAATTTAACAGTTTCttttatttgtgatatttaatgATAAACTGTTGTTCAAACTTGTTTATCGTTTGTTTTGTTGAATTGCATACTTTGATTCTTAGATGAACTCTGAAGTTGTTCAATTGACGCTTTTCTTTTCAAACAACATCTTAAAAGATTGTAAATTAAGATTCCTTAACGGTTCAGACAAGAATTTCGGATCACACcacataacaaaataacgtcagccaatcagtagacgcgttacatccaaaattaaattatttaaatttaaatggcatttcattttttatatcttttcttGTATAATTATTCAATAAATCTTTTTGTTTGTTACAAATGATTTTTGTTAAATACAGTTTAAAGGTGATTTATGACCGGAACAGAAGTCGGTTGCTCACCCGGGAGAACGTAAATATtagatgaaaaattaaaaattgaaaaattgttcAGATTTGtattaaattagatttttgaGTATCTATGTAAAAACAAAGTATAAAACATGTTGTATTAGGTCATCGAACATATGAAAATTTATGTTCTAAGTCAGaacataaatttaaataaaaacgtttggaaaaaaaaagagaaacagtCAAAACCTTAAATAGGTGAAAGGATAGATATCGAGAAAAAGATCAAAATACAAATAGTCAAAGTAAAAAGCAGCACTACATTTTAGTCGAAATCAGAACAATAAGCCAGGCAGCAAAGACATGTGGTTCCTAAAATGGTTACATTTTTTATCACGAAAAAGTtgcttaaaatttgaaattgctAAAACATTTTGGACTACAATGCTGCAAAGCCGCTGCAAAATTGTAAACAGTTCTTTCTTCAGAAAATTTGTTATAAGCAATCACTGTAAAAGTGTTGAAAGCTTTTACGCTAGTGCCATAATCGTATAGACATAAATTTAGGTCTTATTAAACACAAATCTTGAATCTTACCATTTATATAATCAATCTGTGGATAATTAGACGTGTGTGCTTTACATTGTAAAAAAACGGTTCACCTTATGGCTGATTGTTTGAGAACAAATAAGAAAATGATGATAAACTGAAgtccagtgcttgtacgacactGTTATAATGTTCCGCGAGTCAGACGTATACCTTTTAAGTAAGGGTTATCTTACCAATTTTGTAATTAGATCTTAGAATATAGTTTATATGAATATAGTTTACATGGGCACaactattgattttgttatcagcaaattaaaacataactaaatgtgtattattttatctttttggatttttttaatacatatccATGTTCATGTTCTATATAGAGATTACTCTATCTATGTATTAACAATAtacttatttattgaaatgttaacttctaactatcctactgactgtcgatacttttgcttttggcGCTGCTTATTCATTGAAATGTTAACTTCTAACTATCCTACTGACtgtcgatacttttgcttttggcGCTGCTTATTCATTGAAATGTTAACTTCTAACTATCCTACTGACtgtcgatacttttgcttttggcgctgcttatttattgaaatgttaacttctaactatcctactgactgtcgatacttttgcttttggcGCTGCTTATTCATTGAAATGTTAACTTCTAACTATCCTACTGACtgtcgatacttttgcttttggcgctgcttatttattgaaatgttaacttctaactatcctactgactgtcgatacttttgcttttggcGCTGCTTATTCATTGAAATGTTAACTTCTAACTATCCTACTGACtgtcgatacttttgcttttggcGCTGCTTATTCATTGAAATGTTAACTTCTAACTATCCTACTGACtgtcgatacttttgcttttggcGCTGCTTATTCATTGAAATGTTAACTTCTAACTATCCTACTGACTGTCGATACTTTTACTTTTGGCGCTGCTTATTCATTGAAATGTTAACTTCTAGCTATCCTACTGACTGTCGATACTTTTAATTTTGGCgctgcttatttattgaaatgttaacttCTAGCTATCCTACTGACtgtcgatacttttgcttttggcGCTGCTTATTCATTGAAATGTTAACTTCTAACTATCCTACTGACTGTCGATACTTTTACTTTTGGCGCTGCTTATTCATTGAAATGTTAACTTCTAGCTATCCTACTGACTGTCGATACTTTTACTTTTGGCgctgcttatttattgaaatgttaacttCTAAATATCCTACTGACTGTCGATACTTTTACTTTTGGCGCTGCTTATTCATTGAAATGTTAACTTCTAACTATCCTACTGACTGTCGATACTTTTACT
Encoded here:
- the LOC139494065 gene encoding proline-rich protein PRCC-like — protein: MAYFKLTILVIKTFIGFTHVSCLTFPPPGPGIGFPPGPGIGFPPGLGTGFPPGPGIGFPPGLGTEFPPGLGTGFPPGPGTGFPPGPGTGFPPGFLQPPGIGQQFGRFFPAETDFDTDDSEVLRVQDNGIIDNGVGVGNGGGGGLGAGLGAGLSSLLGLLLLPFIFNRLNPGPAPAPVQPIIMVQPATAGATAAATAVAATTTAAVTTTMATTTEEKNLPPE